A region from the Agrobacterium cucumeris genome encodes:
- a CDS encoding bifunctional monoglucosyl/glucuronosyl diacylglycerol synthase, with the protein MTRITIVTDAWHPQVNGVVRSIENTNTELARLGVDVNMVTPQSFYSIPCPTYPEIRLSVAGYRRVAAEIEKSQPSFVHIATEGPLGFMARRWCVKNHMRFSTSYHTRFPEYVAARFPIPESWLYAFVRWFHNGGNTCMVATPSLETELEARGVKNLKRWSRGIDAELFHPRPKTTLPFDLPRPIFMTVGRVAVEKNLPEFLELDLPGSKVVIGDGPARHELQEKYPGVLFTGVKTGEELADAYAQADVFVFPSKTDTFGNTILEALASGVPVAAFPVTGPIDILGGNPAAGALDDNLRNACLAALDCSPQEALALSKSYSWEKASRQFLDNVIHAAGKSLPLLSRSQLA; encoded by the coding sequence ATGACGAGAATCACGATTGTCACAGATGCCTGGCACCCGCAGGTCAACGGCGTGGTTCGCTCGATCGAGAACACCAATACCGAGCTGGCGCGGCTGGGTGTGGACGTGAACATGGTCACGCCCCAGAGTTTCTACAGCATTCCCTGCCCCACCTATCCGGAAATCCGCCTCTCCGTCGCCGGCTATCGCCGTGTCGCGGCGGAGATCGAAAAAAGCCAGCCCTCCTTCGTGCATATCGCCACCGAAGGGCCGCTGGGTTTTATGGCGCGGCGCTGGTGTGTGAAGAACCATATGCGGTTTTCCACCAGCTATCACACCCGCTTCCCGGAATATGTCGCGGCGCGTTTCCCGATCCCCGAAAGCTGGCTTTATGCCTTCGTGCGCTGGTTCCACAATGGCGGCAACACCTGCATGGTGGCGACCCCAAGCCTCGAGACCGAGCTGGAAGCGCGCGGCGTCAAGAACCTGAAGCGCTGGAGCCGGGGCATCGACGCCGAACTGTTCCATCCGCGCCCGAAAACCACACTGCCTTTTGATCTGCCAAGGCCGATCTTCATGACTGTCGGTCGTGTGGCGGTGGAGAAGAACCTGCCGGAATTTCTGGAACTCGACCTGCCCGGATCCAAGGTCGTCATCGGCGACGGCCCGGCCCGTCACGAATTGCAGGAAAAATATCCCGGCGTGCTGTTTACCGGCGTCAAGACCGGCGAAGAGCTGGCCGATGCCTATGCGCAGGCCGATGTCTTCGTTTTCCCCTCAAAAACCGACACTTTCGGCAACACCATTCTGGAAGCACTGGCAAGCGGTGTGCCCGTCGCCGCCTTCCCCGTCACCGGGCCGATCGATATCCTTGGCGGCAACCCGGCCGCCGGCGCGCTGGATGACAATCTTCGCAATGCCTGTCTGGCGGCGCTGGATTGTTCGCCGCAGGAGGCCTTAGCGCTTTCAAAAAGCTACAGCTGGGAAAAGGCCTCACGGCAGTTCCTCGACAATGTCATCCATGCGGCAGGAAAATCCCTGCCGCTTCTGTCGCGTTCACAGCTTGCCTGA
- a CDS encoding alpha-glucosidase family protein — MTLPHAPVHKPQAQSDWWKGAVIYQVYPRSFQDTTGDGYGDLAGVTKRLPYIASLGVDAIWLSPFFTSPMADMGYDVSDYCNVDPLFGTLADFDALMAEAHRLGLKVIIDQVISHTSDQHPWFVDSRASRTNSKADWYVWANPKPDGTAPTNWLSVFGGPAWEWDGVRKQYYMHSFLASQPDLNFHNAEVQDALLETVRFWLDRGVDGFRLDTVNHYFHDKLLRDNPPLFDEESFGLDASDVNPYGMQDHLYDKTRPENVAFLKRFRALLDEYEGRATVGEVGDGARSLKTVASYTSGNDKLNMCYTFDLLGPDFSAKHLRGSVETFGKVVTNGWVCWAFSNHDVVRHLSRFSESVEEQTRVAKLAICVLASLRGSICLYQGEELGLTEAELAFDDLRDPYGIRFWPAFKGRDGCRTPMVWETGKPNSGFSSAEKPWLPVPYVHAMQAVDAQERKPDSVLNHYRAVLSFRKSHGALRDGDIHFIKTNLDVLAFTRSKGDEKLLFVFNLTREPVEFPVPKTMRVTDILPMPGFAPLFDADIVKLEGLDVFCGVVT, encoded by the coding sequence ATGACGCTACCCCATGCCCCGGTCCACAAACCTCAAGCGCAATCGGACTGGTGGAAGGGAGCGGTGATCTATCAGGTCTATCCGCGCTCGTTTCAGGATACGACCGGAGACGGTTATGGCGATCTTGCCGGGGTGACGAAACGGCTGCCCTATATCGCGTCGCTTGGCGTTGATGCCATCTGGCTGTCGCCGTTCTTCACCTCGCCCATGGCCGATATGGGTTACGATGTTTCCGATTATTGCAATGTCGATCCGTTGTTCGGCACGCTTGCCGATTTCGATGCACTGATGGCGGAAGCGCATCGGCTGGGGTTGAAGGTCATCATCGATCAGGTCATTTCACACACGTCGGATCAGCATCCTTGGTTTGTGGACAGCCGGGCGAGCCGGACGAACAGCAAGGCCGACTGGTATGTCTGGGCCAATCCCAAGCCTGATGGTACGGCGCCCACCAACTGGCTTTCCGTGTTTGGCGGGCCGGCATGGGAATGGGACGGCGTGCGCAAGCAATATTACATGCACAGCTTCCTTGCCTCGCAGCCGGATCTCAATTTCCATAATGCCGAGGTTCAGGACGCGCTCCTGGAAACCGTGCGGTTCTGGCTGGATCGCGGCGTTGACGGTTTCCGGCTCGATACCGTCAACCACTATTTCCATGACAAGCTGCTGCGCGACAACCCGCCACTTTTCGACGAGGAGAGCTTTGGTCTCGATGCCTCAGACGTCAATCCTTACGGCATGCAGGACCATCTCTACGACAAGACGCGGCCGGAAAATGTTGCCTTTCTCAAACGCTTCCGGGCGTTGCTCGATGAATATGAGGGCCGCGCCACGGTGGGAGAGGTGGGCGATGGGGCGCGCTCGCTGAAGACGGTTGCCTCCTATACATCAGGCAATGACAAGCTCAACATGTGCTACACTTTTGACCTGCTGGGGCCGGATTTCAGCGCAAAACACCTGCGTGGTTCGGTCGAGACCTTCGGCAAGGTGGTGACGAATGGCTGGGTGTGCTGGGCCTTTTCCAACCATGATGTGGTGCGTCACCTCAGCCGCTTTTCGGAAAGCGTGGAGGAACAGACGCGGGTGGCGAAACTTGCCATCTGCGTTCTTGCCAGCCTGCGCGGTTCCATATGTCTCTATCAGGGTGAGGAGCTGGGGCTGACGGAGGCCGAGCTTGCCTTTGATGACCTGCGCGACCCCTATGGCATTCGTTTCTGGCCGGCCTTCAAGGGGCGCGATGGATGCCGCACGCCGATGGTGTGGGAGACCGGCAAGCCGAATTCCGGGTTTTCAAGCGCTGAAAAGCCGTGGCTGCCAGTGCCCTATGTCCATGCCATGCAGGCTGTGGATGCACAGGAGCGCAAGCCGGACTCGGTGCTGAACCATTACCGTGCGGTTTTGTCTTTCCGTAAAAGCCATGGCGCATTGCGTGACGGGGACATACACTTCATCAAGACCAATCTCGATGTGCTGGCCTTCACGCGCAGCAAGGGTGACGAAAAACTCCTATTTGTTTTCAACCTCACTCGCGAGCCGGTTGAATTTCCCGTGCCCAAGACGATGCGTGTCACGGATATCCTGCCGATGCCGGGTTTTGCGCCGCTATTCGATGCTGATATCGTGAAGCTCGAGGGGCTGGATGTGTTTTGTGGGGTTGTCACATGA
- the aac(6') gene encoding aminoglycoside 6'-N-acetyltransferase — MSGQFIIGNAADHRDDWSLLRHRLWPDTSPAEHMTELQDVSETGAGLIVHDPAGVAIGFAEVSLRRDYVNGCDTTPVAFLEGIYVEEAFRGQGIAAALVAEVTRWAVRQGVSELASDADIANVDSHRMHAALGFEETERVVYFRKLLPSD, encoded by the coding sequence ATGAGTGGTCAATTCATCATTGGAAACGCCGCCGACCATCGAGATGACTGGTCGCTTTTGCGGCATCGCCTGTGGCCGGATACCTCGCCCGCCGAACATATGACGGAATTGCAGGACGTCTCCGAAACCGGGGCTGGATTGATTGTCCATGATCCGGCCGGAGTGGCAATCGGTTTTGCCGAGGTCAGCCTGCGGCGGGACTACGTTAATGGCTGCGATACCACGCCCGTGGCATTTCTTGAGGGAATTTATGTCGAGGAGGCGTTTCGCGGCCAAGGCATTGCTGCCGCACTGGTGGCCGAAGTGACCCGCTGGGCGGTTCGTCAGGGTGTGAGCGAGCTTGCTTCCGATGCCGATATTGCAAACGTCGATTCACATCGCATGCATGCGGCGCTGGGGTTTGAGGAAACGGAACGGGTGGTTTATTTCCGCAAGCTGCTGCCCTCGGATTGA
- a CDS encoding sugar kinase, whose translation MGGRFLSIGECMVELSQAGNGLLRKGFAGDTFNTAWYARACLPEDWSVDYFTALGDDPLSEDMLAFIAEAGIGTEKIRRIKGGTPGLYLINLKDGERTFSYWRNAAAARQLAADADHLRRTVESADVIYFSGITLAILASAHDVDTFLAELRRARAAGKPVVFDPNIRPRLWADKDVMLETISNGARAATLVMPSFDDEASHFGDASVEATIDRYRSLGVENIVVKDGAKGATLDFGGNRTHAPAEKAVEVVDTTSAGDSFNGAFLARYVAGSSPQEAAAFAARAAATVIGHHGALISPELLPLVG comes from the coding sequence GTGGGCGGACGGTTTTTATCGATTGGCGAATGCATGGTGGAACTGTCGCAGGCCGGCAACGGTCTGCTGCGCAAGGGTTTCGCCGGAGATACGTTCAATACCGCCTGGTATGCCCGCGCCTGCCTGCCTGAAGACTGGTCCGTCGATTATTTCACGGCACTCGGCGATGATCCGCTTTCGGAAGACATGCTCGCCTTCATTGCGGAAGCCGGCATTGGCACCGAAAAGATCCGCCGCATCAAGGGCGGCACGCCCGGCCTCTACCTCATCAACCTGAAGGACGGCGAACGCACCTTCAGCTATTGGCGCAATGCCGCCGCCGCAAGACAGCTGGCCGCCGACGCGGATCACCTGCGCCGAACAGTGGAAAGCGCTGACGTCATCTATTTCTCCGGCATCACCCTCGCCATCCTCGCCTCCGCCCATGATGTCGATACGTTTCTGGCCGAGCTTCGCCGCGCCAGGGCGGCGGGCAAGCCCGTGGTTTTCGATCCGAACATCCGCCCGCGCCTCTGGGCAGACAAGGACGTCATGCTCGAGACGATTTCCAACGGTGCACGCGCCGCAACACTTGTCATGCCGAGCTTTGATGACGAGGCCAGCCATTTCGGCGACGCCTCCGTGGAAGCCACCATCGACCGTTACCGTTCCCTCGGCGTCGAAAACATCGTGGTGAAAGACGGCGCAAAGGGTGCGACACTCGATTTCGGCGGCAACCGCACCCATGCCCCGGCGGAAAAGGCCGTGGAGGTGGTGGATACGACGAGCGCCGGCGACAGCTTCAACGGCGCCTTCCTTGCCCGTTATGTAGCCGGCAGCTCGCCACAGGAAGCCGCCGCCTTTGCCGCAAGGGCAGCGGCAACCGTCATCGGCCACCACGGCGCGCTGATCAGCCCCGAACTGCTGCCGCTGGTCGGATAG
- the der gene encoding ribosome biogenesis GTPase Der: MSFTVAIVGRPNVGKSTLFNRLVGKKLALVDDTPGVTRDRRPGDAKLVDLRFTIIDTAGLEQSGPETLQGRMWAQTEAAIDEADVTLFVVDAKAGLTPADETLGEMLRRRGKPVVLVANKSEARGSDAGFYDAFTLGLGEPCPISAEHGQGMIDLRDAIVAAIGEDAAFPPEVDEAETDIVLPRTEPGSEEEEEEEPVYDETKPLRVAIIGRPNAGKSTLINRFLGEDRLLTGPEAGITRDSISVEWDWRGRTIKMFDTAGMRRKAKVTEKLEKLSVADSLRSIRFAETVVIVFDSTIPFEKQDLQLVDLVIREGRAAVLAFNKWDLVEDPQAYLADLREKTERLLPQARGIRAVPISGQTGYGLDRLMQSIIDTDKVWNRRISTARLNRWLDGQTTQHPPPAVSGRRLKLKYMTQVKARPPAFMISCTRPEAIPESYTRYLVNGLRKDFDMPGVPIRVHYRGSDNPFENKAKKRR, from the coding sequence ATGAGCTTCACCGTCGCCATAGTCGGGCGCCCCAATGTCGGCAAGTCCACGCTTTTCAACCGTCTGGTCGGAAAGAAGCTGGCGCTGGTGGACGATACGCCAGGCGTGACCCGCGACCGCCGCCCCGGCGACGCGAAGCTTGTCGATCTGCGTTTCACCATCATCGATACCGCCGGTCTGGAGCAATCCGGGCCGGAAACGCTTCAGGGCCGCATGTGGGCGCAAACGGAAGCGGCGATTGATGAAGCCGATGTGACGCTGTTCGTGGTTGACGCCAAGGCCGGGCTGACGCCCGCCGACGAGACACTGGGCGAAATGCTGCGCCGTCGCGGCAAGCCTGTCGTGCTGGTGGCCAACAAGTCCGAAGCGCGCGGTTCTGACGCCGGTTTCTATGATGCCTTTACGCTCGGTCTTGGCGAGCCTTGCCCGATCTCGGCCGAACACGGTCAGGGCATGATCGACCTGCGCGACGCCATCGTTGCGGCGATCGGCGAAGACGCCGCCTTCCCGCCTGAAGTGGATGAGGCGGAGACGGATATCGTTCTGCCGCGCACTGAACCCGGCAGCGAGGAAGAGGAAGAGGAAGAGCCCGTCTATGACGAGACCAAGCCGCTGCGCGTCGCCATTATCGGTCGACCGAATGCGGGCAAGTCGACGCTCATCAACCGTTTCCTCGGCGAAGACCGGCTGCTGACCGGCCCGGAAGCCGGCATTACCCGCGACAGTATTTCGGTTGAATGGGACTGGCGCGGCCGCACCATCAAGATGTTCGATACGGCCGGCATGCGCCGCAAGGCCAAGGTTACGGAGAAGCTGGAAAAGCTCTCGGTGGCGGATTCGCTGCGCTCCATCCGTTTTGCCGAGACGGTGGTGATTGTGTTCGACAGCACCATCCCGTTCGAAAAGCAGGATCTGCAACTGGTCGATCTCGTCATTCGCGAAGGCCGCGCCGCCGTGCTCGCCTTCAACAAGTGGGATCTGGTTGAAGACCCGCAGGCCTATCTGGCCGATCTGCGGGAAAAGACCGAGCGGCTGCTGCCGCAGGCGCGCGGCATTCGCGCCGTGCCGATCTCCGGCCAGACGGGTTATGGCCTCGACCGGCTGATGCAGAGCATCATCGATACGGACAAGGTCTGGAACCGCCGTATCTCGACCGCCAGGCTCAACCGCTGGCTGGATGGGCAGACCACGCAGCATCCGCCGCCGGCCGTTTCCGGCCGTCGCCTGAAGCTGAAATATATGACGCAGGTCAAGGCCCGCCCGCCGGCCTTCATGATCTCGTGCACCCGCCCGGAAGCCATTCCGGAGAGCTATACGCGTTATCTGGTGAACGGCCTGCGCAAGGATTTCGACATGCCGGGCGTGCCGATCCGCGTGCATTATCGCGGCTCGGACAATCCGTTCGAGAACAAGGCGAAGAAGCGGCGTTGA
- a CDS encoding HD-GYP domain-containing protein: protein MLKRISTRQLTVGMFIEAVEGTLSNRHVMQRHRFLLRHEDVVRQLKSSGAESIVINTARGNDVEGRPGVDGPASVKPGNSSETTVAVSHAVRSAADAVAQTFAVAEAGGGVSLKGVAAETSKISEAVQSNPAIFIGVTRLKSKDETTFVHSVSVSGLMMHFGCYLGLDKATVDLLGISGLLHDIGKVEIPSSILNKADGLSSSEREIINLHPAFGREILSRNDQMPEMVLDVCFNHHERMDGGGYPSGRSGAEISLYARIAAICDVYDAVTSVRPYKKPWTANDALTWMLRREGHFDVQLLKKFALCISASLPRA, encoded by the coding sequence ATGCTCAAGCGAATTTCCACCCGGCAATTGACTGTTGGCATGTTTATCGAAGCGGTTGAGGGAACGCTGTCAAACCGGCATGTCATGCAGCGACATCGGTTTCTCCTGCGGCATGAGGATGTGGTGCGCCAGCTGAAATCGAGCGGCGCGGAAAGCATCGTCATCAATACGGCCAGGGGAAATGATGTCGAGGGAAGGCCGGGCGTTGACGGACCTGCATCAGTAAAACCGGGCAATTCCTCCGAAACCACGGTGGCCGTCAGCCATGCCGTTCGTTCGGCAGCCGATGCGGTTGCGCAGACCTTTGCGGTCGCAGAAGCCGGCGGTGGTGTCTCGCTGAAGGGCGTGGCGGCAGAAACGAGCAAGATTTCCGAAGCGGTGCAGTCGAACCCGGCGATCTTCATCGGCGTCACCCGCCTGAAATCGAAAGACGAAACAACTTTCGTGCATTCGGTTTCCGTCAGCGGTTTGATGATGCATTTCGGCTGCTATCTCGGGCTGGATAAGGCAACGGTGGATCTGCTGGGGATCAGCGGCCTGCTGCATGATATCGGCAAGGTGGAAATTCCCTCGTCGATCCTCAATAAGGCGGATGGTCTGAGCTCCAGTGAGCGGGAGATCATCAATCTTCATCCCGCCTTCGGCCGGGAAATCCTGTCGCGTAACGATCAGATGCCGGAGATGGTTCTGGATGTCTGCTTCAATCACCACGAGCGGATGGATGGCGGTGGTTATCCAAGCGGCCGGTCTGGTGCCGAGATCAGCCTTTACGCCCGCATCGCGGCGATCTGCGATGTCTATGATGCCGTCACTTCGGTCCGGCCCTACAAGAAGCCGTGGACGGCGAATGATGCGCTGACCTGGATGCTGCGCCGTGAAGGCCATTTCGATGTGCAGCTTCTGAAGAAGTTCGCGCTCTGCATCTCCGCCTCGCTGCCGAGGGCTTAA
- a CDS encoding DUF2026 family protein, whose translation MLIKQTDYHRIYRVINSLLISQNADPASASMYFSTFGAFILKQHYKVKAVPKGGLAAYNLGGKVLLFADHRDDGYVTGAGENFHCWVEADGWAIDFMAPAFSDGARELSVPPKMFQRPLAVMAASINDLGHSGDFFYRSEAEATARRFADWHSHAMLGDMASVAASWFRKSPKQMSASLSMVDKDGKPRTVPLSGQMLTGAW comes from the coding sequence ATGCTGATCAAGCAGACCGACTATCACCGGATTTACCGGGTCATCAACAGCCTGCTCATCAGCCAGAACGCCGATCCCGCCTCGGCCTCGATGTATTTCAGTACCTTCGGCGCTTTCATCCTCAAACAGCATTACAAGGTCAAGGCTGTGCCGAAGGGCGGGCTTGCCGCCTATAATCTCGGTGGAAAGGTCCTGCTGTTTGCGGATCACCGCGATGATGGTTACGTGACGGGTGCTGGCGAGAATTTCCATTGCTGGGTCGAGGCTGATGGCTGGGCGATTGATTTCATGGCGCCGGCTTTTTCAGATGGCGCGCGGGAACTGTCCGTGCCGCCGAAGATGTTTCAGCGGCCGCTTGCTGTAATGGCGGCATCGATCAATGATCTCGGACACTCCGGTGATTTCTTCTACCGTTCAGAAGCAGAAGCGACGGCAAGACGGTTCGCCGACTGGCACAGCCACGCCATGCTTGGCGATATGGCGAGCGTCGCCGCCAGCTGGTTCCGCAAATCGCCAAAGCAGATGTCTGCATCGCTCTCGATGGTTGACAAGGACGGCAAGCCGCGAACTGTACCGCTTTCCGGGCAAATGCTTACCGGAGCATGGTGA
- a CDS encoding GNAT family N-acetyltransferase → MAAADAISIEPIRAEHVESFHRALDAVSRERKYLSFLEAPPLEAVRAFVHDMIENGHPQFVAIVDDEVIGWCDIRRVSRETRAHCGTLGMGILPAYRDKGLGARLMRRTLDAARQCGLHRIELSVHGDNARAIALYEKIGFVHEGRSRDAVLIDGHYIDSLQMAVIFGD, encoded by the coding sequence ATGGCTGCTGCCGACGCCATCAGCATCGAGCCGATCCGGGCGGAGCACGTTGAAAGCTTTCATCGTGCTCTCGATGCGGTGTCGCGCGAGCGGAAATATCTGAGCTTTCTGGAGGCGCCGCCGCTCGAAGCGGTGCGCGCCTTCGTGCATGACATGATCGAAAACGGCCATCCGCAATTCGTGGCGATTGTGGACGATGAAGTTATTGGCTGGTGCGATATTCGCCGCGTGAGCAGAGAAACCCGCGCCCATTGCGGCACGCTCGGCATGGGCATCCTGCCAGCCTATCGTGACAAGGGACTGGGTGCGCGGCTGATGCGGCGGACGCTTGATGCCGCCCGTCAATGTGGGCTGCACCGTATTGAATTAAGCGTGCATGGGGACAATGCCAGAGCCATTGCGCTTTATGAAAAGATCGGCTTCGTGCATGAAGGCCGGTCACGCGACGCCGTTCTGATCGACGGGCATTACATCGACAGCCTGCAGATGGCGGTCATCTTCGGCGATTAA
- the ade gene encoding adenine deaminase, with translation MNSKLETRIDQGTGREPADMILKGGRFFDLVTGELVASDIAICGDTIVGTCENYEGRREIDITGKIVVPGFIDTHLHIESSLVTPHEFDRCVLPYGVTTAICDPHEIANVLGVEGLQFFLDSAMETIMDIRVQLSSCVPATHLETSGADLPIEKLLPFRNHPKVIGLAEFMNFPGVIHKDPVCMAKLEAFQGQHIDGHAPLLSGTALNGYLAAGIRTEHECTNAPEALEKIRKGMHILVREGSVSKDLHALMPIITERLSPYLALCTDDRNPLDIAEQGHLDYMIRTAIASGVEPLAIYRAASISAAKAFGLRDRGLIAPGWRADLVVIDSLQNCKASMVLSGGRIVDDALFATRKPVTPVGLDSVKARPVLASHFGVPVTEGETPVMGVLPGKIITEHRRYKLPTDGNQTTVDLENDIIKVAVIERHGKNGNHANGFVQGFGLKKGAIASTVGHDSHNICVVGVGEDDMALAATRLGEIKGGFVVVEDGKVTGEIPLPVAGLMSLEPYETVRDTLHTLRKAAYALGTTLEEPFLQVAFLPLPVIPHLKISDMGMVDVDRFALI, from the coding sequence ATGAATTCGAAACTTGAAACGCGCATCGATCAGGGTACTGGCCGTGAACCGGCAGATATGATTCTCAAAGGCGGACGCTTCTTCGACCTGGTGACCGGGGAACTTGTTGCTTCGGATATCGCCATCTGCGGCGATACCATCGTCGGTACCTGCGAGAACTATGAAGGCCGTCGGGAAATCGATATTACCGGCAAGATCGTCGTTCCAGGTTTCATCGATACGCATCTTCATATCGAATCATCGCTCGTCACTCCGCACGAGTTCGACCGCTGCGTTCTGCCTTATGGCGTCACGACGGCAATTTGCGACCCGCATGAGATCGCCAATGTTCTGGGGGTGGAAGGGCTGCAATTCTTCCTCGACAGCGCCATGGAAACCATCATGGACATCCGCGTGCAGCTATCCTCCTGCGTGCCCGCGACCCATCTGGAAACCTCGGGCGCCGATCTGCCGATCGAGAAACTCTTGCCGTTCCGCAATCACCCCAAGGTCATCGGGCTTGCCGAATTCATGAATTTTCCCGGCGTCATCCATAAGGACCCGGTGTGCATGGCAAAACTGGAGGCCTTTCAGGGGCAACATATCGACGGCCACGCGCCGCTTCTGTCAGGCACCGCGCTGAATGGCTATCTCGCCGCCGGCATCCGCACCGAACATGAATGCACGAATGCACCGGAAGCGCTCGAAAAAATCCGCAAGGGCATGCATATTCTGGTGCGGGAAGGCTCGGTCTCCAAAGACCTGCACGCGCTGATGCCGATCATTACCGAACGCCTGTCGCCCTATCTGGCGCTATGCACGGATGATCGCAATCCGCTCGATATCGCCGAACAGGGCCATCTCGATTATATGATCCGCACCGCCATCGCCAGCGGTGTGGAGCCCCTCGCCATCTACCGCGCCGCCTCGATTTCCGCCGCAAAAGCCTTCGGCCTGCGTGATCGCGGCCTCATCGCGCCCGGCTGGCGCGCCGATCTCGTGGTCATCGACAGCCTGCAGAACTGCAAGGCCAGCATGGTGCTTTCCGGCGGCAGGATCGTCGATGACGCCCTGTTTGCCACCCGCAAGCCGGTCACCCCCGTTGGTCTTGATAGCGTCAAGGCAAGACCGGTGCTCGCTTCCCATTTCGGCGTGCCTGTCACCGAAGGCGAAACACCCGTCATGGGCGTGCTTCCCGGCAAGATCATCACCGAACATCGCCGCTATAAACTGCCGACGGATGGCAACCAGACGACAGTCGATCTCGAGAACGACATCATCAAGGTCGCCGTCATCGAACGCCACGGCAAGAACGGCAACCATGCCAATGGTTTCGTGCAGGGCTTCGGCCTGAAGAAAGGCGCCATCGCCTCCACCGTCGGCCATGACAGCCACAATATCTGCGTCGTCGGCGTCGGTGAGGACGACATGGCACTGGCCGCCACCCGGCTCGGCGAAATCAAGGGCGGTTTCGTGGTGGTCGAAGACGGCAAGGTGACCGGCGAAATCCCGCTCCCCGTCGCCGGCCTCATGAGCCTCGAACCCTATGAGACGGTGCGCGACACACTGCACACGCTCAGAAAAGCAGCCTATGCGCTCGGCACCACGCTGGAAGAGCCCTTCCTGCAGGTCGCCTTCCTGCCCCTGCCCGTTATCCCGCATCTGAAGATTTCGGATATGGGCATGGTGGACGTGGACCGGTTTGCGCTGATCTGA
- a CDS encoding tetratricopeptide repeat protein, with product MANENDTFIREVNEQIRSEQLSRFWGRYGIVVAGAAVLVVLGAAGAGIYEYWNTSRASNSGDQFLAALTLASENKTDEALKAFADLETSGHGNYPVLAKFRSATLLSQKGDAAGAIAAFTAIGNDTSAPQVFRDTAKVRAAWLLVDNGTYDQVVALAEPLSAEGQTMRASAREALGLAAYKAGDFVKAKQWFEQIVNDTQAPRNVTSRAQIMLDNITASGKAA from the coding sequence ATGGCAAACGAAAATGATACCTTTATCCGCGAAGTGAACGAGCAGATCCGCTCCGAGCAGCTGTCGCGCTTCTGGGGCCGTTACGGTATCGTGGTTGCGGGCGCCGCCGTTCTCGTGGTTCTCGGTGCCGCCGGCGCCGGCATTTACGAATACTGGAACACCAGCCGCGCTTCCAATTCCGGCGACCAGTTCCTTGCGGCGCTGACGCTTGCTTCCGAAAACAAGACGGATGAGGCGCTGAAGGCTTTTGCCGATCTCGAAACCTCCGGTCATGGCAATTATCCGGTGCTGGCGAAGTTCCGCTCGGCCACGCTGCTGTCGCAGAAGGGTGATGCGGCCGGCGCCATCGCCGCCTTCACCGCCATTGGCAACGACACATCTGCACCGCAGGTCTTCCGCGACACGGCAAAGGTGCGCGCGGCCTGGTTGCTGGTGGACAACGGCACCTATGATCAGGTGGTTGCACTGGCCGAGCCTTTGAGCGCCGAAGGCCAGACCATGCGGGCCTCGGCCCGTGAGGCTCTCGGACTTGCCGCCTACAAGGCCGGCGATTTCGTCAAGGCCAAACAATGGTTCGAGCAGATCGTCAACGACACGCAGGCACCGCGCAACGTGACGAGCCGTGCGCAGATCATGCTCGACAATATCACCGCTTCGGGCAAAGCTGCTTAA